In Populus alba chromosome 9, ASM523922v2, whole genome shotgun sequence, a genomic segment contains:
- the LOC118035187 gene encoding uncharacterized protein: MKLLPSPSFSASSTSSFDPNMCTSKSATASCLTGLLRRILCSRSLPTHPSDQITETSSILCDGRHQELIKSNEKLETTAATPGVVARLMGLESFPETSSVDMKVSANSISRSRSMNSVEFRGESDRMQGQHRRVKSTLSFREMPTFLEVENKEYFVLSFENIGSESKKVRSKERKCEVRSGELKEKRREKCKRKENRREKAVEAEKRESEEKINKMVLKVLKESELSNRILEDHKPAQEVGNGGKIEDSPAHMSLKGSETVYLENKWLYHKEVSGIGAELRRRNKKTKGCAFKNEEAEFSSQDSSPVSVLDFDQFIVDPEVTKSEEDSKSGESNSRRKLSPQLENQNHKHLSQRSDGDLIFDNRNSNETEEPCPASRKKVCHNHDYLNMWDEVCKLTETQVVETNLNAHKNMCKFEEDFEEISADFGLQILDQLLQELVDQLA; encoded by the exons ATGAAACTGTTACCGTCTCCTTCTTTCTCAGCTTCCTCCACTTCTTCTTTTGATCCAAATATGTGCACTTCAAAAAGTGCCACTGCTAGTTGCCTTACAGGTCTTCTACGTCGAATTCTATGCTCTCGCAGCCTCCCTACACACCCATCTGACCAAATCACTGAAACAAGTTCAATACTTTGTGATGGTAGACACCAAGAACTCATCAAGTCAAATGAGAAACTTGAGACCACTGCTGCTACTCCTGGTGTCGTGGCTAGGCTAATGGGATTGGAGTCTTTCCCAGAAACGAGTTCAGTTGATATGAAAGTCAGTGCTAACTCGATATCAAGAAGTCGGTCGATGAATTCTGTGGAGTTCAGAGGTGAAAGCGATCGGATGCAAGGGCAGCATAGAAGGGTTAAGAGTACATTGTCGTTTCGGGAGATGCCAACTTTTCTTGAGGTAGAAAATAAGGAATACTTTGTTCTTAGCTTTGAGAATATTGGAAGTGAAAGCAAGAAAGTTAGATCTAAAGAGAGGAAATGTGAAGTGCGTTCTGGAGAATTgaaggagaaaagaagagaaaaatgtaAAAGGAAGGAAAACAGAAGAGAGAAAGCAGTagaagcagagaagagagaaagtgaaGAGAAAATCAACAAGATggttttgaaagttttaaaggAGTCAGAGTTGAGTAACAGAATATTAGAAGATCATAAGCCTGCTCAAGAAGTTGGCAATGGTGGCAAAATTGAGGATTCACCCGCTCACATGAGTCTAAAGGGCAGTGAAACAGTTTACTTGGAAAATAAATGGCTGTATCATAAGGAAGTCTCTGGCATTGGAGCAGAATTAAGGAggagaaacaagaaaacaaaaggatgtGCATTCAAAAATGAGGAAGCAGAGTTCAGCTCACAGGATTCCAGCCCTGTTTCTGTTCTTGATTTTGATCAATTCATCGTTGATCCAGAAGTTACTAAATCAG AGGAAGATTCAAAGTCAGGGGAGTCTAATTCGAGGAGGAAATTATCCCCCCAACTTGagaatcaaaatcacaaacacTTGTCACAACGCAGTGATGGTGACTTGATCTTCGACAACCGAAACTCCAATGAAACTGAAGAACCTTGTCCAGCGTCAAGGAAGAAAGTTTGCCATAATCATGACTACTTAAACATGTGGGATGAAGTTTGCAAGCTGACAGAAACTCAAGTGGTCGAGACAAATTTGAATGCACACAAAAATATGTGTAAATTCGAAGAAGATTTTGAAGAAATCAGTGCAGATTTTGGGTTGCAAATCTTGGATCAGTTGTTACAGGAGCTTGTAGATCAACTTGCTTGA
- the LOC118035186 gene encoding selT-like protein, translating to MDRAQILLVGLPLFLLCTDLIHLFSPPPPKPSPHHHHHHPHPHHHHKQPPVGAHETPGSPTQKPVVGGIGLGSTVRIDFCASCSYRGNAVTMKKMLETQFPGIDVVLVNYPPTLPKRLAAKLVPVFQIGVMGIVLGGEQIFPMLGLMTPPPWYYSLRANKFGTIASTWLLGNALRSFLQTSGAFEVYCNDELVFSKLREERFPGEIELKDLVGRRLATSGISDMLPLPPMRG from the exons ATGGATCGAGCACAGATTTTGCTGGTAGGATTACCTCTATTTCTCTTATGCACTGACCTTATCCACCTCTTCTCTCCACCACCTCCTAAACCCTctccccaccaccaccaccaccacccccacccccaccaTCATCACAAACAACCACCAGTGGGTGCCCATGAAACCCCAGGATCTCCAACGCAG AAGCCAGTTGTTGGAGGGATTGGTCTTGGAAGCACTGTCAGAATTGACTTTTGCGCTTCCTGCTCTTACAG AGGGAATGCGGTAACAATGAAAAAGATGCTGGAAACGCAGTTTCCAGGAATTGATGTTGTGCTTGTAAATTATCCTCCAACCCTGCCGAAGCGGCTGGCAGCCAAATTAGTACCAGTTTTTCAAATAGGAGTAATGGGAATTGTGTTGGGTGGTGAACAGATTTTTCCGATGCTGGGACTCATGACTCCACCTCCTTGGTATTATTCTCTACGTGCCAATAAATTTGGGACCATTGCATCTACTTGGCTTCTAGGCAATGCATTGCGGTCCTTCCTGCAAACCTCCGGGGCGTTTGAAGTTTATTGCAATGATGAATTG GTTTTCTCCAAATTGAGGGAGGAGAGATTTCCAGGAGAGATTGAACTAAAAGATCTTGTTGGCAGAAGGTTGGCTACTTCTGGCATTTCTGATATGCTGCCCCTGCCACCTATGCGGGGCTGA